GACCGGCAAGCAGGTGCGCCTGCTGACCGACGGCGAGGGCACCGAGGTCGACAAGACGGTGATCGAGCGGATCATCGACCCGCTCACCCACATGATCCGCAATGCGATCGACCACGGCCTGGAATCGACCGAAGCGCGGCTTGCCGCCGGGAAGCCGGCCGAAGGCGTGGTGAAGCTCACGGCGCTGCATCGCTCCGGCCGGATCGTCATCGAGGTCGAGGATGACGGCGCGGGCATCAACCGCGAGCGGGTGCGGGCCAAGGCGATCGAGAACGGGCTGATTTCGCCCGACGCGCAGCTGACCGACGAGGAAACCGACAACCTGATCTTCATGCCGGGATTTTCGACGGCGAGCGAGATTTCCGACATTTCCGGGCGCGGCGTCGGCATGGACGTGGTGCGGCGCTCGGTGCAGGCGCTGGGCGGGCGCATTTCGATCGCCTCGCGGCCGGGCCAGGGCTCGACCTTCACGCTCAGCCTGCCGCTCACGCTGGCGGTGCTGGATGGCATGGTGGTCAGCGTCGATGGCCATACGCTGATCGTTCCGCTCAGCGCGATCGTCGAGACGCTGCAGCCCCGCGCCGAGCAGGTGCACATGCTGGGGGTCGATGTCCGGGTGATCGGGATGCGGGGTGGCTATATTCCGCTCGTCGATGTCGGCGCCGCGCTGGGCTATCGCCCGGTGCCGGCCGAACCGGAGAAGAGCGTGGCGCTGCTGGTCGAGGGCGAGGGGGGCGTGCGCGCCGTTCTCGTGGTCGATGGAATCCAGGGCCAGCGCCAGGTCGTCATCAAGAGCCTGGAGGCGAACTACCAGGCGGTTCCCGGCATCGCGGCGGCGACCGTGATGGGCGATGGCCGCGTCGCCCTGATTCTCGACGTCGATGCCATCGTCTCCGTGACGAGGAGCGACAATCTGCGGGCCGACGCATGTCGCGTCGAGCCGACCCTCATGCCAGCGAGTTGAGCGATGAATGATGTCATGACCGGCGGGTCGGGAGCCCGCGAACTGATTGCCTTCCGTGTCGGCGTCCAGGAATTCTGTGTCGACATCATGGCCGTGCGCGAGATCCGCGGCTGGACCGCGGCGACCGTGCTGCCGCAGGCGCCGGGCTATATCTGCGGGGTGATCAACCTGCGCGGCGCGGTGCTGCCGATCGTCGATTTCGCGGTCCGGCTCGGATTGCCGCGCTCGGAGCCGTCTGCCCGGCACGTGATCATCGTCGTGCAGATCAACCGCCAGATGGTCGGCCTGCTCGTCGATGCCGTGTCCGACATCCTGACGATGAACGACAACGCGATCCAGCCGACGCCGGACATTGCCTCCGACGTCGTCAAGAGCTTCGTGCGCGGGCTGATGCCGGTGGATGGGCGGATGATCAGCCTGATCTCGCTCGATCATGTGCTGCCGGCGGTGGAGCGGGAAGCCGCATGAATCTGCGCCCCCGACCACGACGGGAGGGAGACGGCCTCATCGACGGGGCGGAATACGTGCTCACGCGCGAGGATTTCCGCACCATCGCCCGGATCATGCGCGAGGAGGCCGGCATCGCGCTGCCCGAATCGAAGGCAACGCTCGTCTATTCCCGGCTGGCGAAACGCCTGCGCACGCTCGGCCTCGGCAGTTTCGCGGAATATTGCGAACTGGTGGAGAGCCAGCAGGGCGGCGCCGAGCGGCAGGAAATGCTGGGCGCGCTGACCACCAACGTGACGCGGTTCTTCCGCGAGCCCCATCATTTCGAGCATCTGCGCAGCCGGATCCTGCCGCCGCTGATGGCCCATGCGCGCAGCGGTGGCCGCGTGCGGCTGTGGTCGGCGGCCTGTTCGAGCGGGCAGGAGCCCTATTCGATCGCGCTGACCGTGCTGGCCCTGCTGCCGGAGGCGCCGCGGTTCGACATCAGGATCCTGGCCACCGATATCGACCGCACAATGCTGGCGACCGGCCGGGCCGGCCTCTATGAGGCGAGCGAGATCGCCGCGGTGCCGCCCGAATTGCGCGAGCGCTGGTTCGAGCCGGCGAACAACAATTCGCCCAAGTTCCGCATTGCCGAGGCCGCGCGGTCGCTCGTCGCGTTCCGGCCCCTGAACCTCATCGGCACCTGGCCGATGCGCGGCCGCTTCAACGCGATCTTCTGCCGCAACGTGGTGATCTATTTCGACGACGAAACGCAAAAACAGGTGTGGGCCCGAATGGTGCCGCTGCTCGAGGAGGGCGGGGCGCTCTATATCGGCCATTCCGAGCGCGTGAGCGGCCCGGCCGAACGCGCCCTCGGCAACGATGGCATCACCACATACCGGCTTGCCGGTGCCCGGGAGATGAGAGGATGACGGTTCGCGTTCTGATCGTGGATGATTCGGCGACGATGCGCGGCGTGATTTCCGCCTCGCTCCGGCGCGACCCGGAGATCGAGGTGGTCGGCGAGGCGGGCGATCCCTACGAGGCGCGCAGCGCGATCAAGGAACTCAATCCGGATGTGATCACCCTCGATGTCGAGATGCCCAACATGAACGGGCTCGACTTCCTGGAAAAGATCATGCGGCTGCGGCCGACGCCGGTGATCATGGTGTCCAGCCTGACCTCGGAAGGCGCGCAGGTGACGCTGCAGGCGCTCGAGGCCGGCGCGTTCGACTGCGTGCCGAAGCCGTCCCTGGGTGACCGGCACGATTTCGACATGCTGGGCGAGAAGGTGAAGGCGGCGGCCAAGACGCGGCTGCGGCTGCGGCCGCGCGAGGCGGCGCCGGCGCGGCCGGCGGCGGTCTCGTCGGCCGGCGGGTTCAGGTCCGACGGAAGGCTCGTCGCGATCGGCGCGTCGACCGGCGGCGTCGAGGCGCTGATCGAGGTGCTGTCCCGCTTTCCGGCGAGCTGCCCGCCCACGCTGGTGGTGCAGCACATGCCGCCCTCCTTCACCCGCAGCTTCGCCGACCGGCTGAACCGGCTCTGCGCGCCGGTCGTGGCGGAGGCCGAGAACGGGGCGGTGGTGCAGCCGGGCCATGTCTATGTCGCGCCGGGTGACGCCCATCTCGAAATCGCCGGCGTCGCGGGGTCCGGCCGGCTGCATTGCCGGCTCCATCAGGGCGAGCGGGTCAGCGGCCACCGCCCCTCGGTGGACGTTCTGTTCGGCTCGTTCGCCCGCGTCATGAAGGGGCGGGCCCTGGGGGTCATCCTCACCGGAATGGGCCGGGATGGCGCCGAGGGGCTGGCCGCCATGCGCCAGAGCGGTGCCGAGACGATCGGGCAGGACGAGGCCTCGTCGATCGTCTACGGCATGCCGAAGGCGGCGTTCGAGATCGGCGCGGTGGAGCGGCAGTTGCCGCTGCCGGCGATCGCCGACCAGATCATCAAGAGCACGAATCTTACTTACAGGGAGGCAGTCTGATGCCTTTGGCCAGCTCGTTGACCGTTCTTGTCGTCGACGATCAGCAGACAATACGCAGCCTCGCGCGGGTCGGGCTCGAAGCGCTCGGAATCGGCGAAATCGTCGAGGCCGAGGATGGCGAGGAGGCGCTGAAGCTGCTGCTGACGCGCAAGACGCCGATCCACCTCGTGATCTCGGACTACAACATGCCCAAATTCAACGGGCTCAGCCTGCTGCGGGCGGTGCGCGCGCACGGGCCGATCAGCAAGACAGCCTTCATCATGCTCACCGGCCGCGCGGACAAGCAGATGGTGATGACCGCCGTCGAGCACGGCGTGAACAATTACCTGATCAAGCCGTTCACCACCGAGTCCCTGAAGGAGAAGATCGAAGCCGTGCTCGGGACCCTGACGTGACGCCGGTTGCCGCCGCATCACCGGACTATGCTCGCCGCATCAACATCGTGCAGGGCGAGCATCGGGTCGAACACGATCCGGAAGCCGTCCTGTGCACGATTCTCGGATCGTGCGTCGCCGCCTGCCTCTGGGATCCGGGCGCGTCCGTGGGCGGGATGAATCATTTCCTCCTGCCCGGCGATGCCCATGCGCAGGCCGGCGGCGGCGCCGCGATGCGCTATGGCGCCTATGCGATGGAACTCCTGATCAACGACCTGCTTCGCCACGGCGCCCGCCGCGACCGGCTGAAGGCGAAGCTGTTCGGCGGGGCCTGCCTGATGAAGGGGCTGACCGATATCGGCCGGCTCAACGCCGATTTCGCCGAGCGGTTCCTCGCCGCCGAGGGAATC
This genomic interval from Acidiphilium multivorum AIU301 contains the following:
- a CDS encoding CheR family methyltransferase; this encodes MNLRPRPRREGDGLIDGAEYVLTREDFRTIARIMREEAGIALPESKATLVYSRLAKRLRTLGLGSFAEYCELVESQQGGAERQEMLGALTTNVTRFFREPHHFEHLRSRILPPLMAHARSGGRVRLWSAACSSGQEPYSIALTVLALLPEAPRFDIRILATDIDRTMLATGRAGLYEASEIAAVPPELRERWFEPANNNSPKFRIAEAARSLVAFRPLNLIGTWPMRGRFNAIFCRNVVIYFDDETQKQVWARMVPLLEEGGALYIGHSERVSGPAERALGNDGITTYRLAGAREMRG
- a CDS encoding chemotaxis protein CheW, with translation MNDVMTGGSGARELIAFRVGVQEFCVDIMAVREIRGWTAATVLPQAPGYICGVINLRGAVLPIVDFAVRLGLPRSEPSARHVIIVVQINRQMVGLLVDAVSDILTMNDNAIQPTPDIASDVVKSFVRGLMPVDGRMISLISLDHVLPAVEREAA
- a CDS encoding response regulator; its protein translation is MPLASSLTVLVVDDQQTIRSLARVGLEALGIGEIVEAEDGEEALKLLLTRKTPIHLVISDYNMPKFNGLSLLRAVRAHGPISKTAFIMLTGRADKQMVMTAVEHGVNNYLIKPFTTESLKEKIEAVLGTLT
- a CDS encoding chemotaxis protein CheD (catalyzes the conversion of glutamine residues to glutamate on methyl-accepting chemotaxis receptors), whose translation is MTPVAAASPDYARRINIVQGEHRVEHDPEAVLCTILGSCVAACLWDPGASVGGMNHFLLPGDAHAQAGGGAAMRYGAYAMELLINDLLRHGARRDRLKAKLFGGACLMKGLTDIGRLNADFAERFLAAEGIEIVGGSLRGERGRRIQFWPVSGRARQTLLAADQPALLRAEPDLRTLRAPPPSGAVELF
- a CDS encoding protein-glutamate methylesterase/protein-glutamine glutaminase, whose translation is MTVRVLIVDDSATMRGVISASLRRDPEIEVVGEAGDPYEARSAIKELNPDVITLDVEMPNMNGLDFLEKIMRLRPTPVIMVSSLTSEGAQVTLQALEAGAFDCVPKPSLGDRHDFDMLGEKVKAAAKTRLRLRPREAAPARPAAVSSAGGFRSDGRLVAIGASTGGVEALIEVLSRFPASCPPTLVVQHMPPSFTRSFADRLNRLCAPVVAEAENGAVVQPGHVYVAPGDAHLEIAGVAGSGRLHCRLHQGERVSGHRPSVDVLFGSFARVMKGRALGVILTGMGRDGAEGLAAMRQSGAETIGQDEASSIVYGMPKAAFEIGAVERQLPLPAIADQIIKSTNLTYREAV